A genomic window from Brevibacillus agri includes:
- a CDS encoding DUF3800 domain-containing protein, which produces MTEYYLYLDESTTHNPGFLNPVFCLAGIVVKKDDYHLVQQGLDKIKQQIWYDLSNPLDLVLHEKEVREAQNRMVDRSKIKSHYLRFRSNSYSRMLYSELDTLLKNIPCNVLGAVIRMDDLDQHFKKDIQSDYYLSAMQIVMENFCQFLINAGGIGHILIESRSHQDKQVRLRYNHIKAMGSMFVNPFAMQTLLKDIDFPSKTENIAGLQIADFVPNPFARNALGNKQPQFNIYQALRPLRYDGGLGKFDRFGMKIMP; this is translated from the coding sequence ATGACGGAATATTATCTCTATTTGGATGAAAGTACAACTCATAATCCAGGGTTTTTAAATCCTGTTTTTTGCTTAGCAGGTATCGTTGTAAAGAAAGATGACTATCATTTGGTACAACAAGGTTTAGACAAAATAAAACAGCAAATATGGTATGACCTATCGAATCCTTTAGACCTTGTACTGCATGAAAAAGAAGTGCGGGAAGCCCAAAACAGGATGGTTGATAGAAGCAAAATTAAGTCACATTACTTGAGATTCCGAAGTAATAGTTACTCAAGAATGCTTTATAGCGAACTTGATACTTTGTTGAAAAATATACCATGTAATGTTTTGGGTGCGGTTATTCGAATGGATGATTTAGATCAGCACTTTAAGAAAGACATTCAATCGGATTACTATTTGTCCGCAATGCAAATTGTGATGGAGAACTTTTGTCAATTCCTGATCAATGCTGGTGGAATCGGGCATATTCTTATTGAATCCAGGTCACATCAGGATAAACAAGTTCGTCTAAGGTACAACCACATTAAAGCAATGGGTTCAATGTTTGTAAATCCATTCGCCATGCAAACCTTACTCAAGGATATTGACTTTCCGAGTAAAACCGAAAATATTGCAGGGTTGCAAATTGCAGATTTTGTTCCAAACCCGTTTGCAAGAAATGCACTTGGGAATAAACAGCCTCAATTTAACATTTACCAAGCTCTTCGGCCGTTAAGGTACGATGGTGGTTTGGGGAAATTTGATCGTTTTGGCATGAAGATTATGCCTTAA
- a CDS encoding IS110 family transposase — translation MKYKQSKKQNQRIQQITELTLVVGADIAKKTHVARAVDFRGIEIGKDCVFGNDHSGLTKLVSWMKELQRQYAKTDIILGIEPTGHYWFPLAEFLHRENIKVVIVNPHHVNKSKELEDNSPTKNDYKDARLIADLVRNGKYSEPKLPTSVYADLRILMNLREKVMVNFGQVQRRIQNWLDRFFPEYSLVFKDWEGKASLITLREFPTPQEIVSLGASTIVNRWKEDVKRAVGSKRAAQLLQAATNSIGLTEGLTAAKIELKALLEQYELFSRQLEEIMAQVEALLAQIPGTNEMLTVPGIGVVTLAGFLAEVGDLSGYDHGQQIIRLAGFNLKENSSGKKKGKSTITKRGRSRLRALLFRAMMPMVAKNAEFKALHHYFTKRSHNPLKKKQSIVALCGKLIRVLYTLGTKCIPYNASDVLGPVRQSQIQMVA, via the coding sequence ATGAAGTATAAGCAATCGAAAAAGCAGAATCAACGTATTCAACAAATTACCGAATTAACCCTTGTTGTCGGTGCAGATATTGCCAAGAAAACGCATGTTGCCAGAGCTGTCGATTTCCGCGGAATCGAGATTGGTAAGGACTGTGTGTTCGGCAATGACCATTCTGGCCTGACGAAACTCGTTTCGTGGATGAAGGAGCTTCAGCGGCAATACGCCAAGACGGATATCATCTTGGGCATTGAGCCAACCGGACACTACTGGTTTCCACTGGCCGAATTTCTGCATCGAGAAAACATCAAAGTCGTTATCGTGAATCCTCATCACGTCAATAAAAGCAAAGAACTTGAAGACAATTCACCGACGAAGAATGATTACAAGGATGCTAGGTTAATCGCTGATTTAGTTCGCAATGGCAAGTACAGCGAGCCCAAATTGCCTACGAGCGTTTATGCCGATCTTCGTATTCTCATGAACCTTCGAGAGAAGGTGATGGTGAACTTCGGTCAAGTCCAACGGCGTATCCAGAACTGGCTTGATCGCTTCTTTCCGGAGTACAGCCTTGTGTTTAAAGATTGGGAAGGAAAGGCCTCGCTCATCACGCTTCGTGAATTTCCGACGCCACAGGAGATTGTATCGCTTGGCGCGAGTACAATCGTGAACCGATGGAAGGAAGACGTGAAGCGAGCGGTTGGCTCCAAACGTGCAGCGCAACTCCTACAAGCTGCCACAAACTCAATTGGACTTACCGAAGGGCTGACGGCGGCGAAAATCGAGCTCAAGGCCTTACTGGAACAATATGAACTATTCTCAAGGCAACTTGAAGAAATCATGGCGCAAGTGGAAGCATTGCTTGCACAAATTCCAGGTACAAATGAAATGCTGACAGTACCAGGAATCGGCGTTGTTACGCTGGCGGGCTTCTTGGCTGAAGTTGGTGATCTTAGCGGTTATGACCATGGGCAGCAGATCATCCGTCTTGCTGGATTTAACCTCAAAGAGAACAGTTCCGGCAAGAAGAAGGGCAAGTCCACGATTACCAAGCGTGGACGATCCCGACTAAGAGCCTTGCTATTTCGGGCGATGATGCCGATGGTCGCCAAAAACGCCGAATTCAAGGCGTTGCACCATTACTTTACGAAGCGAAGTCATAATCCGCTCAAGAAGAAGCAGTCTATAGTGGCACTCTGCGGGAAGCTCATTCGCGTACTGTACACACTAGGCACGAAGTGCATTCCGTACAATGCGTCCGACGTATTAGGACCTGTACGCCAGTCCCAAATACAGATGGTAGCTTAA
- a CDS encoding DUF6037 family protein: protein MKAKGIKRYKFAFTYNKVGFDIFFFTDEIPFKLMFGVKAHNFYFEVNVNNGFIIDTNIGDKYTQLRKILGLQYDPDNPFKTFYFFTEFNKRIPQFANVKNTPEPSDIASYRKDIEESDKIYFMGWRDNEKRGDKVSSENLYKTRLLLDYEAYLICKRKNISSRWTHDKSLAQKFHLPD from the coding sequence ATGAAGGCAAAAGGGATCAAAAGATATAAGTTTGCGTTTACCTATAACAAGGTCGGTTTCGATATTTTCTTTTTTACTGATGAAATCCCATTTAAGTTGATGTTTGGGGTTAAGGCTCATAACTTTTACTTTGAGGTCAATGTGAACAACGGATTTATCATTGATACCAATATAGGAGATAAATATACTCAGTTGCGTAAGATACTTGGGTTACAGTATGATCCCGATAATCCATTCAAAACTTTCTACTTTTTCACTGAATTCAATAAAAGGATTCCTCAGTTCGCAAATGTTAAAAATACTCCTGAACCATCAGATATTGCATCTTATCGGAAAGACATAGAAGAATCTGACAAAATATATTTCATGGGTTGGAGAGATAACGAGAAGCGTGGAGATAAAGTCAGTTCCGAGAACCTTTATAAAACAAGATTGTTATTAGATTATGAGGCGTATTTGATATGCAAGAGAAAAAATATCAGTAGCCGTTGGACGCACGATAAGAGTTTAGCTCAAAAATTTCATTTGCCAGATTAA
- a CDS encoding helix-turn-helix domain-containing protein, which translates to MNVKQEPQFNPKRLREARLVRGMTISDLAEKIGISKQAISQFELGEHSPKHETVLALINTLKFPKNFFYREFKEQYVGNTFFRANATATKKSKEVQFQKTLLAGYIYEYLSEYIEFPELNVPDSSLCLNSEWNNNSIEQLAEQVRKHWDLGDKPITNIVHLLERNGVIVFSVDTDSEKVDAFCQHRKGRPFIFLGNDKQSAFRRQFDGAHELGHILMHKEIDNQDVLSRIEFKEMENQANRFASALLLPAEAFAKTVTSTSLLHFVELKKYWNVSIAAMLYRCLDLKLIDESKYTSLVKQMSMKKMRTKEPLDDVFPLQEPVVLRKSILMLLENKIKNELQLIQEISVPQEYIEMLCNLDQGTLNYKEPEPTIRLIKR; encoded by the coding sequence ATGAATGTAAAACAAGAGCCGCAGTTTAACCCGAAAAGGCTAAGGGAGGCACGTTTAGTACGGGGAATGACAATTAGTGACCTTGCAGAAAAAATTGGGATATCGAAACAAGCGATATCCCAATTTGAACTGGGAGAGCATTCACCAAAGCACGAGACAGTGCTGGCGTTAATCAATACACTTAAATTCCCAAAAAACTTCTTTTACCGTGAGTTCAAAGAACAATATGTTGGTAACACATTTTTTCGTGCAAATGCTACAGCTACAAAGAAGAGTAAAGAAGTTCAATTTCAAAAAACATTGTTAGCGGGGTATATCTATGAATATTTATCCGAGTATATCGAATTCCCTGAGCTAAACGTGCCTGATAGTTCCCTTTGCCTTAATTCAGAGTGGAATAATAATTCGATTGAGCAATTAGCCGAACAAGTTCGAAAACATTGGGACCTGGGCGATAAACCAATCACGAATATTGTCCACTTATTGGAGAGAAATGGAGTCATTGTGTTTTCAGTAGATACTGATAGTGAAAAGGTCGATGCTTTTTGCCAGCACCGAAAAGGTAGACCTTTTATTTTTCTTGGTAATGATAAGCAATCCGCATTCAGACGGCAATTCGATGGTGCTCATGAATTAGGACACATATTGATGCACAAGGAAATCGATAATCAAGACGTACTTAGCCGAATTGAATTTAAAGAAATGGAGAATCAAGCAAATCGGTTTGCATCAGCATTGTTGTTGCCAGCCGAGGCATTTGCAAAGACAGTAACCTCAACATCATTGTTACATTTTGTGGAGCTGAAGAAATATTGGAATGTTTCAATTGCCGCTATGTTGTACAGGTGTTTAGATTTAAAGCTAATTGATGAGAGTAAATACACATCACTTGTTAAACAAATGTCCATGAAAAAGATGAGGACAAAAGAGCCACTCGATGATGTCTTTCCTCTACAGGAACCTGTAGTTTTAAGGAAAAGCATCTTAATGCTATTGGAGAACAAAATCAAAAATGAATTGCAGTTAATACAAGAGATATCCGTACCACAAGAATACATCGAAATGCTCTGCAATCTTGACCAAGGTACTCTAAACTATAAAGAACCTGAGCCTACTATAAGGTTGATAAAGAGATGA
- a CDS encoding IS3 family transposase, with amino-acid sequence MEIADKWIQLGYTAKLVLRIVGILEATYYYRKNKASQKPRVYHGGRPIPGYSLSKDGQPVSDEQIKEWLSELIADEESAYGYRKLTVCLRRDHQLVINKKKVYRLLKEEELLQPQRQKKRKHPRKLANTREITAPNQLWEMDVKYGFIVGEQRFFFLMSLIDVYDRAIVDYHFGLTCEGKHAAQILQRALWKRQQFNCDDRPVIRTDNGPQFISHAFEEACQHFQTVHERIPPKTPNKNAHIESFHSVLEKECLQRNEFQSYQEAYEIVTNYLLFYNQRRIHGSLYDLSPVEFGKAFALQLITPFVVKV; translated from the coding sequence ATGGAGATAGCCGACAAGTGGATACAGCTGGGGTACACAGCCAAACTAGTGCTACGTATTGTCGGCATCCTGGAAGCAACCTACTATTACCGAAAAAACAAAGCCTCCCAAAAACCTCGCGTTTATCACGGAGGAAGACCTATACCCGGTTATTCGTTGTCAAAAGACGGACAACCTGTCAGTGACGAACAAATCAAAGAATGGCTATCCGAGCTGATTGCCGATGAAGAATCTGCTTATGGATATCGAAAGCTTACCGTCTGCCTACGGCGAGACCACCAACTGGTCATCAACAAGAAAAAGGTTTACCGCTTGCTGAAAGAAGAAGAACTCCTGCAACCACAACGACAAAAGAAAAGGAAACATCCTCGAAAGTTGGCAAACACCCGAGAGATTACCGCTCCGAATCAATTGTGGGAGATGGACGTAAAATACGGATTTATCGTAGGAGAACAGCGTTTCTTTTTCCTGATGAGTCTCATTGATGTCTATGATCGAGCGATCGTGGACTACCATTTCGGACTGACCTGCGAAGGAAAACATGCTGCTCAGATTCTCCAACGTGCTTTGTGGAAACGGCAGCAATTCAATTGTGATGATCGCCCTGTTATCCGTACGGATAACGGTCCACAGTTTATTAGCCATGCCTTTGAAGAAGCCTGTCAGCATTTCCAAACGGTGCATGAGCGAATTCCTCCAAAGACACCCAATAAAAACGCTCACATTGAGTCATTTCACAGTGTTTTGGAGAAAGAATGTTTGCAGCGGAATGAATTTCAGAGCTATCAAGAAGCCTATGAAATCGTGACAAACTATCTGCTCTTTTATAATCAGCGACGGATTCATGGAAGCTTGTACGATTTATCACCTGTAGAATTTGGTAAAGCCTTTGCCTTGCAACTCATTACACCATTTGTTGTGAAAGTGTAG
- a CDS encoding transposase gives MQRRRYSIEFKQQLIQEAHEVGNASQVARRHGIDPKMLYRWIRDSKHADWQNTSSEAKAVTSYTPSPGEFRELETENDKLKKLLGEKDLEIAILRDLVKKVNPAYRTKWR, from the coding sequence ATGCAACGGAGACGCTATTCAATCGAGTTCAAACAACAATTGATCCAGGAAGCCCACGAAGTAGGAAACGCTAGTCAAGTAGCCAGACGGCATGGGATAGACCCTAAAATGCTGTATCGATGGATACGTGACTCCAAACACGCAGATTGGCAGAATACGTCTTCCGAAGCTAAAGCTGTAACAAGCTATACACCAAGTCCAGGAGAGTTTCGGGAACTGGAAACGGAGAATGATAAACTGAAGAAATTACTGGGAGAAAAGGACTTGGAAATCGCGATCCTTCGTGATCTTGTAAAAAAGGTGAACCCAGCTTATCGGACAAAATGGAGATAG
- a CDS encoding IS4 family transposase produces the protein MDKNTLFSSFGKWVAPINIMKLQQRIDETDQDKYVKKLTTKAYLLLFLHAQLQQREGLRAIADDVLSKKFQQELGLSSISPAQLSRKNNRVEPALLEEVFVDLVQQIQRVSGKACSLRKHIKIIDSTTIGLCLQKYKWATFRETKAGIKIHLRLVFASQEDVYPEKISLTCAKSNDRTQMESLIDEIGAMYVFDRGYVDYEKFDEYTDQGIFFASRLKDNAETRHLFTFKVPPESSVLSDSMILLGTPQKRVDNVLRLIETHDSKGNRIRIITNRFDLEAEELSDIYRWRWQIELFFKWMKQHAKIKTFYGTSENAVWNQVFLALIAYCLLLLVKLERNSQHSLLQISRWLKVFLWQTFEQWIGRMDYQSKRTSRGRQKRK, from the coding sequence ATGGACAAGAATACCCTATTTTCTTCATTTGGTAAATGGGTTGCACCCATCAATATTATGAAACTTCAACAACGAATTGACGAAACGGATCAAGACAAGTACGTGAAGAAGCTGACGACAAAAGCGTATCTTCTCCTATTTTTACATGCCCAACTTCAGCAACGCGAAGGGCTTCGAGCCATTGCTGACGATGTTCTATCAAAGAAATTTCAGCAAGAATTAGGACTGTCATCGATCAGCCCCGCACAGCTTAGTCGAAAAAACAATCGGGTAGAACCTGCTTTGCTTGAAGAAGTTTTTGTCGACCTTGTCCAGCAAATTCAACGCGTTTCTGGAAAAGCCTGCTCTCTTCGAAAACACATAAAGATCATTGATTCCACTACAATTGGATTATGTTTGCAAAAGTATAAGTGGGCAACCTTTCGCGAAACAAAGGCAGGAATCAAAATTCATCTTCGTCTCGTTTTCGCAAGCCAGGAGGATGTCTATCCTGAAAAGATTTCCCTAACTTGTGCCAAATCCAATGACCGCACCCAAATGGAGTCGCTGATTGATGAGATCGGAGCCATGTACGTCTTTGATCGAGGGTACGTGGATTATGAAAAGTTCGATGAGTATACCGATCAGGGCATCTTTTTTGCTTCACGTCTCAAGGATAACGCGGAAACTCGTCATTTGTTTACTTTCAAAGTACCACCAGAAAGCTCCGTTTTATCCGACTCCATGATCCTTCTTGGAACGCCACAAAAACGGGTGGATAATGTGTTACGACTGATTGAAACGCATGATTCGAAAGGAAATCGTATTCGAATCATCACCAATCGGTTCGACTTAGAAGCAGAAGAATTGAGCGACATCTACCGTTGGCGCTGGCAAATAGAACTGTTTTTCAAATGGATGAAACAACACGCAAAGATCAAGACGTTCTATGGAACAAGTGAAAATGCGGTCTGGAATCAAGTTTTTCTCGCTCTCATTGCTTACTGCTTGTTGCTTCTTGTAAAGCTGGAAAGAAACAGTCAGCACAGTCTGCTGCAAATCAGTAGATGGCTCAAAGTGTTTCTCTGGCAGACCTTTGAACAATGGATAGGCAGAATGGATTACCAATCCAAACGAACATCCAGAGGGCGACAGAAAAGGAAGTAA
- a CDS encoding cyclophilin-like fold protein: MKEHYQLFTFKRCLNDNPTSRDFLSQLPMTLTFKEYGGFEKLSVFISVA, encoded by the coding sequence ATTAAGGAGCACTATCAGTTATTCACTTTCAAACGATGCCTGAATGATAATCCGACAAGCCGGGACTTTTTGTCCCAACTCCCCATGACACTAACATTTAAGGAGTATGGCGGATTCGAAAAATTAAGTGTCTTCATTAGCGTTGCATAA
- the glmS gene encoding glutamine--fructose-6-phosphate transaminase (isomerizing) yields MCGIVGYIGDKQAQDIVIGGLRKLEYRGYDSAGIAVVNDNGLELEKAQGRLAVLEDRLASKPLAGCMGIGHTRWATHGKPSDENSHPHTDAKTSFAVVHNGIIENFLPLKEELLAKGYTFTSETDTEVIAHLLADMYDGDIVSTARRAVQRMRGAYALGIMTEHEPDKLVAVRLASPLVVGVGQGESFIGSDIPAILEHTRDVYILNEGEMAVLTRDGVELMDAETGEKIERELFHVEWDLVQAEKGGYDSFMLKEIYEQPQAVRDTMGARIDHENKRVILPELKMSDAELAAYDRIYIVACGTSMHAGLVGKDVIEKWTRVPVEVAVASEFRYRDPIYTDKTLMIVISQSGETADTLAALREAKKSNVKVLAITNVVGSSVAREADEVIFTWAGPEIAVASTKAYTSQVVALYLFSLYLAQVKGTLAASEVATVVEHLETIPGKIAAMLEDAEQVRHFAESTKGVNSLFFIGRGLDYAVSLEGSLKLKEISYIHSEAYPAGELKHGTLALIEDNVPVVALATQPDIYEKMVSNIVEVKARGAHVLGFATEGNHDLAKSVDEVIYMPATLPMLTPILTVIPLQLLAYYASVARGLDVDKPRNLAKSVTVE; encoded by the coding sequence ATGTGCGGAATCGTTGGATATATTGGAGATAAACAAGCGCAAGACATCGTGATCGGAGGCCTGCGCAAGCTGGAGTATCGCGGTTATGACTCGGCGGGAATCGCGGTAGTGAACGACAACGGCCTGGAGCTGGAAAAGGCGCAAGGACGTCTGGCTGTGCTGGAAGATCGTCTGGCGTCGAAGCCGCTTGCCGGTTGCATGGGAATCGGGCACACACGTTGGGCGACGCACGGAAAGCCGTCTGACGAGAACTCCCACCCTCATACGGACGCAAAAACGTCTTTTGCCGTCGTTCACAACGGGATTATCGAAAACTTCCTGCCGTTGAAGGAAGAGTTGCTGGCAAAAGGCTACACGTTCACTTCCGAGACAGATACCGAGGTCATCGCTCACCTGCTCGCAGACATGTACGACGGGGATATCGTGTCCACGGCGCGTCGCGCTGTGCAACGCATGCGTGGCGCTTATGCGCTGGGAATCATGACCGAGCATGAACCAGATAAGCTGGTAGCCGTTCGTCTGGCCAGCCCGCTGGTAGTCGGCGTAGGCCAGGGCGAGAGCTTTATCGGCTCGGACATCCCGGCTATCCTGGAGCATACCCGCGACGTTTACATTTTGAACGAAGGCGAAATGGCTGTTTTGACGCGCGACGGCGTGGAACTGATGGACGCAGAGACCGGAGAGAAAATCGAGCGGGAGCTGTTCCATGTCGAGTGGGATCTGGTTCAAGCGGAAAAAGGCGGCTACGATTCCTTTATGCTCAAAGAAATTTACGAGCAGCCGCAAGCGGTTCGCGACACGATGGGCGCCCGCATCGACCACGAGAACAAGCGCGTGATTTTGCCTGAGTTGAAAATGAGCGATGCCGAGCTGGCGGCGTACGACCGCATCTACATCGTCGCTTGCGGTACCTCCATGCACGCAGGTCTGGTCGGCAAAGACGTTATCGAAAAATGGACCCGCGTACCTGTAGAGGTAGCGGTGGCTTCCGAGTTCCGTTACCGTGATCCGATCTACACGGACAAAACTTTGATGATCGTCATCAGCCAATCCGGGGAGACAGCAGACACGCTGGCTGCGTTGCGCGAAGCGAAGAAGAGCAACGTGAAGGTACTCGCGATCACAAACGTCGTGGGCAGCTCGGTGGCTCGCGAGGCAGATGAAGTGATCTTCACCTGGGCCGGTCCCGAGATAGCGGTAGCTTCGACAAAAGCGTACACCTCCCAAGTGGTAGCCCTGTACCTGTTCAGCCTGTATCTGGCGCAGGTAAAAGGCACGCTTGCGGCTTCTGAGGTAGCAACTGTCGTGGAACACCTGGAGACCATTCCTGGAAAAATCGCAGCCATGCTCGAAGACGCTGAGCAGGTTCGCCACTTTGCCGAGAGCACAAAAGGGGTAAACAGCCTGTTCTTCATCGGCCGCGGCCTGGACTATGCGGTATCGCTGGAAGGCTCCCTGAAGCTCAAGGAAATCTCCTACATCCACTCCGAGGCATACCCGGCTGGTGAGCTGAAGCACGGTACTCTTGCGCTGATTGAAGATAACGTACCAGTCGTCGCATTGGCTACACAACCAGACATCTACGAAAAAATGGTGAGCAACATCGTGGAAGTAAAAGCGCGCGGCGCCCACGTCCTGGGCTTCGCGACCGAAGGCAACCACGACCTGGCGAAGAGCGTGGACGAAGTGATCTACATGCCAGCCACCCTGCCAATGCTCACACCGATTCTGACCGTCATTCCATTGCAATTGCTCGCTTACTACGCATCCGTCGCGCGCGGCCTGGACGTGGATAAACCACGGAATTTGGCGAAGAGTGTGACGGTGGAGTAG
- the glmM gene encoding phosphoglucosamine mutase, translating to MGKYFGTDGVRGVANTQLTPELAFKIGRVGGYVLTRHKQEGKPKVVIGRDTRISGQMLENALLAGLLSVGAEVVRLGVISTSGVAYLTRALGADAGVMISASHNPFPDNGIKFFGSNGFKLSDEVEAEVEQYLDAAEDTLPRPVGEQIGTVLEFLEGGQKYLSHLKSTVSERFDGLKVVLDCANGAVSSLAARLFADVDAEVITIGANPNGVNINEQCGSTHPERLQEEVLKHKADLGLSFDGDADRCIAVDETGEIIDGDYIMAICARALKAKGKLNNNTVVTTVMANMGFFKGMEECSIHTTKTAVGDRYVVEEMLRGGYNLGGEQSGHIVFLDYNTTGDGLLTGLQLLNIIKESGKPLSELKQVMVKYPQLLINVRVEDKSKLNGNEAIEQAIREVEEELAGNGRVLVRPSGTEPIVRVMAEGPDAAQLEGLVHRIVDVVKQQLV from the coding sequence ATGGGGAAGTATTTCGGAACAGACGGTGTACGTGGGGTTGCCAATACACAATTGACACCCGAGCTGGCATTTAAAATCGGACGCGTTGGCGGCTACGTTCTCACTAGACACAAGCAGGAAGGCAAACCAAAAGTGGTGATTGGGCGCGATACGCGCATTTCTGGACAGATGCTGGAAAACGCGCTTTTGGCTGGCTTGCTCTCGGTTGGAGCAGAAGTGGTCAGATTGGGTGTCATCTCCACCTCAGGCGTGGCGTATCTCACGCGTGCACTGGGTGCGGATGCGGGTGTCATGATCTCCGCCTCCCACAATCCGTTTCCGGATAACGGAATCAAGTTCTTCGGCAGCAACGGTTTCAAACTGTCCGACGAAGTGGAAGCAGAAGTAGAGCAGTACTTGGATGCGGCAGAGGACACTTTGCCAAGGCCGGTAGGAGAACAGATCGGTACGGTATTGGAATTCCTCGAGGGGGGGCAAAAGTACCTCTCTCACCTGAAAAGTACCGTATCCGAGCGTTTTGACGGCTTGAAGGTCGTTCTGGACTGCGCCAATGGAGCTGTCTCGTCGCTTGCCGCCCGTCTGTTTGCAGACGTGGACGCAGAGGTGATTACGATCGGGGCCAACCCGAACGGGGTCAACATCAACGAGCAGTGCGGTTCTACCCATCCTGAGCGTCTTCAGGAGGAAGTGCTGAAGCACAAGGCCGATCTGGGTCTTTCCTTTGACGGGGACGCAGACCGCTGTATCGCGGTTGACGAGACAGGTGAAATCATCGACGGCGACTACATCATGGCGATCTGTGCGCGCGCGCTGAAAGCAAAAGGAAAGCTCAACAACAATACAGTCGTGACGACCGTCATGGCCAACATGGGCTTTTTCAAAGGGATGGAGGAGTGCTCCATCCATACAACGAAAACCGCTGTAGGAGACCGTTACGTGGTCGAGGAGATGCTGCGCGGCGGCTACAACCTCGGCGGCGAGCAGTCCGGCCACATCGTCTTCCTGGACTACAATACGACAGGTGACGGGCTTTTGACAGGCTTGCAGCTTTTGAACATCATCAAGGAGTCGGGCAAGCCTTTGTCCGAGCTGAAACAGGTGATGGTCAAGTATCCGCAACTGCTGATTAATGTCCGCGTAGAGGACAAGTCGAAGCTGAACGGCAACGAAGCGATCGAGCAGGCCATTCGCGAAGTGGAGGAAGAGCTGGCGGGCAACGGACGCGTGCTGGTTCGTCCATCCGGCACAGAGCCAATCGTGCGCGTCATGGCAGAAGGCCCGGATGCTGCGCAACTGGAAGGGCTTGTGCATCGCATCGTTGACGTGGTAAAACAGCAACTGGTGTAA